A region from the Flavobacteriales bacterium genome encodes:
- a CDS encoding peptide deformylase: MILPIRAYGDPVLKKVAADIEPGHPGLKQLIADMYETMYEASGVGLAAPQIGQSIRLFIVDASPFAEDEGLEQEERDFLKDFKKVFINPYIVEEEGEEWPFEEGCLSIPGIREEVKRQETIVLQWQDEDFKEHEQEFSGFAARVIQHEHDHLDGKLFIDYLPTLRRTMLKGKLRDISHGKTDAKYKMRFTPVK, encoded by the coding sequence ATGATCCTCCCCATCCGTGCTTATGGCGATCCCGTGCTGAAGAAGGTGGCCGCGGACATCGAACCCGGTCATCCTGGGCTGAAGCAGCTCATCGCCGACATGTACGAGACGATGTACGAGGCGAGCGGAGTGGGCTTGGCCGCACCGCAGATCGGTCAGAGCATCCGCCTTTTCATCGTCGATGCTTCCCCCTTCGCTGAAGATGAAGGCTTGGAACAGGAGGAGCGCGATTTCCTCAAGGACTTCAAGAAGGTCTTCATCAACCCGTACATCGTGGAGGAGGAAGGCGAGGAGTGGCCGTTCGAGGAGGGCTGCCTCAGCATCCCGGGCATCCGCGAGGAGGTGAAGCGCCAGGAAACCATCGTGCTGCAGTGGCAGGATGAGGATTTCAAGGAGCACGAGCAGGAGTTCAGCGGGTTCGCAGCGCGCGTGATCCAGCACGAGCACGACCACCTGGACGGTAAGCTGTTCATCGACTACCTGCCCACCTTGCGGCGCACCATGCTGAAAGGCAAGCTCCGCGACATCAGCCATGGAAAGACCGACGCCAAGTACAAAATGCGGTTCACGCCAGTGAAATGA
- a CDS encoding glycosyltransferase family 9 protein — protein sequence MQGRQQSFLVIQTAFLGDAVLTTALLEKLHAFYPDAAIDIVVRKGNEGLFKGHPFLRHVHVWDKQRGKTRNLFRLIGTLRKTRYDHIINCQRFFSTGLMTVLARGNEKIGYDKNPLSFLFTRKLKHVIPTGRDGDVGDGRHEVDRLNALIEHLTDRSRPLPRLYPSAEDRASVEGHCSSRFITIAPASVWFTKQWPAEKWVELLKQVPANTRALLLGGPGDKDLCERIAREAGTGTVLAGQLSLLQTAAVMERAAMNYVNDSAPLHIASAMNAPVTAIFCSTVPAFGFGPLRANGRVVETAEKLDCRPCGLHGHRRCPKGHFRCAEIKAARALGELI from the coding sequence ATGCAAGGGCGGCAGCAGAGCTTTCTGGTCATACAGACCGCGTTCTTGGGGGATGCGGTGCTGACGACGGCTTTGCTGGAGAAGCTGCATGCCTTCTATCCGGATGCGGCAATTGATATCGTGGTGCGGAAGGGCAACGAAGGGTTGTTCAAGGGCCATCCGTTCCTTCGCCATGTCCATGTTTGGGACAAGCAACGCGGCAAGACACGCAACCTGTTCCGGTTGATCGGCACGTTGCGAAAGACCCGCTACGACCACATCATCAACTGCCAGCGCTTCTTCAGCACCGGGTTGATGACCGTGCTGGCCCGGGGCAACGAGAAGATCGGCTACGACAAGAACCCGCTGAGTTTCCTTTTCACACGCAAGTTGAAGCACGTGATCCCGACTGGACGGGACGGGGACGTCGGTGATGGTCGACACGAGGTGGACCGTCTGAACGCCCTCATCGAACACCTCACCGACAGGTCGCGGCCGCTGCCAAGGCTTTACCCATCTGCGGAAGACAGGGCGAGTGTTGAAGGCCATTGCTCCAGCCGGTTCATCACCATCGCGCCAGCATCCGTTTGGTTTACCAAGCAGTGGCCAGCGGAGAAATGGGTGGAGCTTCTGAAGCAGGTGCCTGCCAACACCCGTGCATTGCTTTTGGGCGGCCCTGGCGACAAGGACCTGTGCGAACGGATTGCCCGCGAAGCCGGCACTGGAACCGTGCTGGCCGGACAACTGAGCCTGCTACAAACGGCCGCCGTCATGGAACGTGCCGCGATGAACTACGTGAACGACAGCGCGCCGCTGCACATCGCCAGTGCGATGAACGCGCCCGTGACCGCCATCTTCTGCAGCACGGTTCCTGCGTTCGGCTTCGGGCCGCTGCGCGCGAACGGACGCGTGGTGGAAACAGCGGAAAAGCTCGATTGCAGGCCGTGCGGGCTGCATGGGCACAGGAGATGTCCCAAGGGGCACTTCCGATGCGCCGAGATCAAGGCTGCGCGAGCACTTGGCGAATTGATCTGA
- a CDS encoding T9SS type A sorting domain-containing protein, whose protein sequence is MVRPFAVVLFSTGLVHCAAQQIPNGGFEDWSDRAAYEEIDEWRTTNYQIPGVISVTRVPGHSGANAARMTSVSNGTNTTYGLLLQGNVVNNQAVDGVPFGTAIDALQGWFRYDIVPGDSAFIYLLVWSGGTVVDTLSEYIGGTQLTWTALSFPVNNGVPVQPDSVLLAFVSSDPYGLPIAGTSWLEVDDVQLTSTIEPVPDELPNNGMEDWHDITTEEPDGWFSFNPLLVNMGLAPVAKSTNARTGSFSLRMETLGLGNDTLPGILANSDIANGAFLTGVPYTDTPTLMTAFYQYEPVGTDTGGIYMAFVSNGLLVQETYAWITNATSAWTFIGSPITLFNAPDTLLLRIWSGSHPGSVLYVDDLSFVGVTLGEEELAQQGLELYPQPTHDVLNVRTVNGDVPMRIRVTDLSGRIVLDGAATMQGSNISLSVNGLAPGVHVLELEFPSGSRRARFVKE, encoded by the coding sequence ATGGTGCGCCCCTTCGCAGTGGTTTTGTTCAGTACCGGGTTGGTGCATTGTGCGGCACAGCAGATCCCGAACGGCGGGTTCGAGGACTGGTCCGACCGGGCGGCCTACGAGGAGATCGACGAATGGCGAACGACGAACTACCAGATCCCGGGCGTGATCAGCGTTACGCGGGTCCCGGGTCATTCAGGTGCGAATGCTGCGCGAATGACCAGCGTGAGCAATGGAACGAACACGACGTACGGGCTTCTGCTGCAAGGCAACGTGGTGAACAACCAGGCGGTGGACGGCGTGCCCTTCGGCACCGCCATAGATGCGCTGCAAGGGTGGTTCCGCTACGACATCGTTCCGGGTGATTCGGCGTTCATCTACCTGCTCGTGTGGAGCGGTGGCACCGTCGTGGACACCCTGTCGGAGTACATCGGCGGAACTCAATTGACCTGGACCGCCCTGAGCTTCCCGGTGAACAACGGGGTTCCCGTGCAGCCCGACAGCGTGCTACTGGCCTTCGTCAGCAGCGATCCTTATGGGCTGCCTATTGCAGGTACATCGTGGTTGGAAGTGGACGATGTCCAACTCACGAGCACCATTGAGCCAGTGCCCGACGAGTTGCCGAACAACGGCATGGAAGACTGGCACGACATCACCACCGAGGAACCCGACGGTTGGTTCTCTTTCAATCCCTTGCTGGTGAACATGGGCCTCGCACCCGTGGCGAAAAGCACGAATGCCCGGACAGGCAGCTTTTCACTGCGCATGGAGACGCTGGGTTTGGGCAATGACACGCTGCCCGGCATCTTGGCGAACAGCGACATCGCCAACGGCGCTTTCCTCACCGGTGTTCCTTACACGGACACGCCCACGCTCATGACCGCGTTCTATCAGTACGAGCCGGTTGGCACGGACACCGGTGGTATCTACATGGCCTTCGTGAGCAACGGTTTGCTGGTGCAGGAGACGTACGCATGGATCACGAACGCGACTTCCGCCTGGACGTTCATCGGATCGCCGATCACGCTGTTCAACGCGCCGGACACGCTCCTCTTGCGCATCTGGTCGGGCAGCCACCCGGGCTCAGTACTGTACGTGGATGATCTGTCGTTCGTGGGCGTGACGCTCGGGGAGGAAGAACTGGCGCAGCAGGGCCTCGAACTCTATCCCCAACCAACGCATGATGTGCTGAACGTGCGGACGGTCAATGGAGACGTGCCAATGCGGATAAGGGTGACGGACCTTTCGGGCAGGATAGTGCTGGATGGCGCGGCCACTATGCAAGGCTCGAACATATCGCTGTCGGTTAACGGATTGGCGCCGGGCGTGCACGTGCTGGAACTGGAGTTCCCGAGTGGTTCGAGGCGAGCGAGGTTCGTGAAGGAGTGA
- the ruvX gene encoding Holliday junction resolvase RuvX: MGQVIGIDFGMKRTGLAATDPLGIIASALETVPTEQVMTWLQRYTIMYHVDGFVVGLPVGLDGQPTDITSNVLAFVEALRKTFPGHWVETTDERFSSSIAQQTLNSSGKGRMAKRDKGQLDRISATVLLQGWLEQRQRRG, translated from the coding sequence ATGGGGCAGGTCATCGGCATCGATTTCGGGATGAAGCGCACGGGTTTAGCGGCCACCGACCCGCTGGGCATCATTGCTTCCGCATTGGAAACCGTGCCCACGGAACAGGTGATGACTTGGCTGCAGCGCTACACCATCATGTACCACGTGGACGGCTTCGTGGTGGGCCTGCCCGTGGGCTTGGACGGGCAACCGACCGATATCACATCCAACGTGCTGGCCTTTGTGGAAGCCCTCCGGAAGACCTTCCCCGGGCATTGGGTGGAGACCACGGACGAGCGCTTCAGCAGCAGCATCGCGCAGCAGACCTTGAACAGCAGCGGCAAGGGCCGCATGGCCAAGCGCGATAAGGGCCAACTGGACCGCATCAGCGCCACGGTGCTTTTGCAGGGCTGGCTTGAGCAACGGCAGCGCCGGGGTTGA
- a CDS encoding 2,3,4,5-tetrahydropyridine-2,6-dicarboxylate N-succinyltransferase, with the protein MQQEIERAWENRELLKDKATVQAIEHVIELLDKGQLRVAEPVFGNNQASTRDSSSGTPRNDRAGVIEWKVNDWVKKAVILYFPTRGMKTLEAGPLEFHDKMELKRNYAQLGVRVVPHAVARYGAYLAPGVIMMPSYVNIGAYVDGGTMVDTWATVGSCAQIGKDVHLSGGVGIGGVLEPVQAAPVIIEDGCFIGSRAIVVEGVHVGKEAVLGANVVLTASTRIIDVTGAEPKEMKGHVPPRSVVIPGTTVKKFPAGEFGVPCALIIGQRKESTDKKTSLNDALREHNVAV; encoded by the coding sequence ATGCAACAGGAGATCGAACGCGCCTGGGAGAACCGGGAACTGCTGAAGGACAAGGCCACGGTGCAGGCCATTGAGCATGTGATAGAACTGCTGGACAAGGGGCAGCTGAGGGTGGCGGAACCGGTGTTCGGTAACAACCAAGCATCAACGCGGGATTCCTCGTCGGGGACTCCTCGGAATGACCGGGCAGGGGTGATTGAATGGAAGGTGAACGACTGGGTGAAGAAGGCTGTGATCCTGTATTTCCCCACGCGCGGCATGAAGACCTTGGAAGCCGGTCCTTTGGAGTTCCACGACAAGATGGAGCTGAAGCGCAACTACGCCCAGCTCGGCGTGCGCGTGGTACCGCATGCCGTAGCGCGTTACGGGGCATACCTCGCACCGGGCGTCATCATGATGCCGAGCTACGTGAACATCGGCGCCTACGTGGATGGTGGCACCATGGTGGACACCTGGGCCACCGTGGGTAGCTGCGCGCAGATCGGCAAGGACGTGCACTTGAGCGGTGGCGTGGGCATCGGTGGTGTGCTGGAGCCCGTGCAAGCGGCACCCGTGATCATTGAGGACGGTTGCTTCATCGGCTCGCGCGCCATTGTGGTGGAAGGTGTGCACGTGGGCAAGGAGGCCGTATTGGGCGCCAACGTGGTGCTTACGGCCAGCACGCGCATCATCGATGTAACCGGTGCCGAGCCCAAGGAGATGAAAGGCCATGTGCCGCCGCGCTCAGTGGTCATCCCCGGCACCACGGTCAAGAAGTTCCCGGCCGGTGAGTTCGGCGTGCCGTGTGCGCTCATCATCGGACAGCGCAAGGAGAGCACCGATAAGAAGACGAGCCTCAACGACGCACTGAGGGAGCACAACGTGGCTGTGTGA